The following proteins are encoded in a genomic region of Syntrophales bacterium:
- the mobB gene encoding molybdopterin-guanine dinucleotide biosynthesis protein B, whose product MIPIVSIVGKSNAGKTTLIEKLIPDLIRRGYRVATIKHDVHGFAVDQQGKDSWRHKKAGARTAVISSPWKVAVIEDVERDHDPAELRDRYIRDVDIILSEGYKGSPHPKIEVFRVALGSDLLCSQEDNLFAIVSDQPLKAGVPCFDINDLIGLVDLIEREFLK is encoded by the coding sequence ATGATCCCCATCGTCTCCATCGTTGGTAAATCAAATGCCGGTAAAACGACATTGATAGAGAAACTGATCCCCGATCTGATCAGGAGAGGATATCGTGTGGCTACCATAAAACATGATGTCCACGGTTTTGCCGTTGACCAACAAGGAAAGGACAGTTGGCGGCATAAAAAAGCGGGGGCCCGTACCGCCGTCATCTCATCACCCTGGAAGGTAGCCGTCATCGAAGATGTGGAAAGAGATCACGATCCTGCTGAACTCAGGGACAGATATATCAGGGATGTAGATATTATCTTGTCTGAAGGGTACAAAGGGAGCCCTCACCCCAAGATAGAGGTCTTTCGCGTGGCGCTGGGAAGTGACCTTCTCTGTTCTCAGGAGGATAATTTGTTTGCCATTGTTAGTGATCAGCCGCTAAAAGCCGGTGTGCCCTGCTTTGATATCAATGATTTGATAGGGTTGGTTGACCTTATCGAAAGGGAATTTCTCAAATAG